A window of the Candidatus Paceibacterota bacterium genome harbors these coding sequences:
- a CDS encoding class I SAM-dependent methyltransferase — MSKKIWDKFANKYEEEVLSLTKVPQRKKQILAVIKKGRVLNLGTGSVPYLNRELIRQKNKVTATDFSKKMLEVAVHLFSHPNLEYKLADSRNLPFSKGTFDTVVSVNSILPEKRKEVYRIVKEVYRVLKPKGRFVAFLPSFEAVIELMKIYNTKPRFDKKEFRVFDSGQWQCFHTKETINKIMKEVEFKKYKVKKVINKTKEEVKQIKKIYGIDTLKYPTYHHFLIAEK; from the coding sequence ATGTCAAAAAAAATTTGGGACAAATTCGCCAATAAGTATGAAGAAGAGGTACTTTCGTTGACGAAAGTACCTCAAAGGAAAAAACAAATCTTAGCAGTAATAAAGAAAGGCAGGGTTTTGAATTTAGGAACAGGCTCAGTGCCTTATTTGAATAGAGAGTTGATAAGACAAAAGAATAAAGTAACAGCTACAGATTTTAGTAAAAAAATGTTGGAAGTAGCTGTTCATTTATTTTCCCATCCGAATTTAGAATATAAACTTGCTGATAGCAGAAATCTTCCATTTAGTAAGGGTACTTTTGATACAGTAGTATCCGTTAATTCAATTCTTCCCGAAAAAAGAAAAGAGGTTTATAGAATAGTTAAAGAGGTATATAGAGTATTGAAACCTAAGGGCAGATTTGTGGCTTTTTTACCTTCTTTTGAAGCAGTTATAGAATTAATGAAGATTTATAATACGAAACCTCGATTTGATAAGAAAGAATTTAGAGTTTTTGATTCTGGCCAATGGCAATGTTTTCATACTAAAGAAACTATAAATAAAATAATGAAGGAGGTAGAATTTAAAAAATATAAAGTTAAAAAAGTTATTAATAAAACAAAAGAAGAAGTAAAACAGATAAAAAAGATATACGGAATAGATACGTTAAAATACCCTACTTATCACCACTTTTTAATTGCGGAGAAGTAG
- a CDS encoding UDP-N-acetylmuramoyl-L-alanyl-D-glutamate--2,6-diaminopimelate ligase translates to MKELIKKITPSFLIDWYHFLLAFLGALLYRFPGKKMTIIGITGTKGKSTVVDFCHRIFQEAGHKTASLSSIRFKINSNERPNMLKMTMPGRFQIQRFLREALDYGCKYAILEVTSEGILQHRHKFIDFKTAVFTNLAPEHIERHGSFENYRRTKGQLFKAVRKIHIINSDDENKDYFLTFPAEKKYLYGIKNKKQEIKLIDKKAKILKEIKDVRVDLKLLGQFNLFNALAAICVGLSEEINLPSCKAILEKIEKMPGRMEIVIDDPFKVIVDYAHTPDALEKVYQSLKGKRLICLLGSAGGGRDKWKRPKMGEIAAKYCDEIILTDEDPYDEDPKKILEEVFSGIASSKSKKQKSKVFKVLDRRKAIKKSLKLAKEGDTVVITGKGCEPWMCVARDEKIAWDDRQIVREEFELLNKKKNNKGE, encoded by the coding sequence ATGAAGGAATTGATCAAAAAAATTACACCTTCTTTTTTAATTGACTGGTATCATTTTTTACTCGCTTTTTTGGGTGCTCTTTTATATCGCTTTCCTGGGAAGAAAATGACGATTATCGGCATAACCGGTACTAAGGGCAAATCAACGGTTGTTGATTTTTGCCATCGCATTTTCCAAGAAGCCGGCCATAAAACCGCTTCCCTTTCCTCGATAAGGTTTAAGATAAACAGCAATGAAAGGCCTAACATGTTGAAAATGACAATGCCAGGCCGTTTTCAAATCCAGAGATTTTTAAGGGAGGCGTTGGATTACGGCTGCAAATACGCGATATTGGAGGTAACCTCAGAAGGTATTTTGCAGCATCGCCATAAGTTTATTGATTTTAAGACAGCGGTTTTTACCAATTTGGCGCCAGAACACATTGAAAGGCACGGCAGTTTTGAAAATTATCGCAGAACCAAGGGACAGCTTTTCAAAGCCGTTAGAAAAATACATATTATTAATTCAGATGATGAGAATAAAGACTATTTTTTAACATTTCCTGCCGAGAAAAAATATCTTTACGGGATCAAAAACAAAAAACAGGAGATAAAGCTTATTGATAAAAAAGCAAAAATTTTAAAAGAAATTAAAGATGTTAGAGTTGATTTGAAATTATTGGGGCAGTTTAATCTTTTTAACGCTTTGGCAGCTATTTGCGTAGGATTATCAGAAGAAATTAATTTGCCCTCCTGCAAAGCAATTTTAGAAAAGATTGAAAAAATGCCAGGCAGAATGGAAATTGTTATTGATGACCCTTTCAAAGTTATTGTTGACTATGCTCATACTCCCGATGCTCTCGAAAAAGTTTACCAGTCATTAAAAGGAAAAAGATTAATCTGTCTTCTCGGTTCAGCTGGCGGAGGTAGGGATAAATGGAAGAGGCCGAAAATGGGAGAAATTGCCGCCAAGTACTGCGACGAGATTATTCTGACTGATGAAGACCCGTATGATGAAGATCCGAAGAAAATTTTGGAAGAAGTTTTTTCCGGCATTGCAAGTTCAAAATCCAAAAAGCAAAAATCAAAAGTTTTTAAAGTTTTAGATCGCAGGAAAGCGATTAAGAAATCTTTGAAATTAGCTAAAGAAGGTGATACAGTAGTAATTACCGGTAAAGGCTGCGAACCGTGGATGTGCGTGGCTAGAGACGAGAAAATAGCCTGGGATGACAGGCAGATAGTCAGGGAAGAATTCGAGTTGTTAAATAAAAAGAAAAATAATAAAGGGGAATAA
- a CDS encoding methyltransferase domain-containing protein: MDKDFAQYLLNKTKEDYNLIAEDWSKTRSFVPLKEKEWFLRHIFVGDKVLDLGCGNGRFFEIFNDKKVDYTGIDFSERLIEIAKNKYPNGNFLVSSAFNLPFPDNLFDRVLCIAVLHHIPSKELRLKFLEEIKRIMKPKGTLILTVWNLNPIDMILTGRYKRFLNFLKCFVLKILGKSKLDFKDFFIPWRNILLRYVHFFTKSELKELAEQSGLKTKKIGGFRNKKSKEGNIYIITKKPL; encoded by the coding sequence ATGGATAAAGATTTTGCTCAATATTTATTAAATAAAACTAAGGAAGATTATAACTTGATTGCTGAGGACTGGTCAAAGACTAGAAGTTTCGTTCCTCTTAAAGAGAAAGAATGGTTCTTGCGACACATTTTTGTCGGAGATAAAGTTTTAGATCTAGGTTGTGGAAATGGGAGATTTTTTGAAATATTTAACGACAAAAAAGTTGACTATACTGGAATAGATTTTTCAGAAAGATTAATTGAAATTGCGAAAAACAAGTATCCTAACGGTAATTTTCTAGTTTCGTCTGCTTTTAATTTACCATTTCCGGATAATCTTTTCGATAGAGTTTTATGTATTGCCGTATTGCATCATATTCCATCTAAAGAATTGCGCCTCAAATTTTTAGAAGAGATAAAAAGAATCATGAAGCCCAAAGGAACGTTAATTTTAACTGTTTGGAACTTAAATCCGATTGATATGATTCTAACCGGTCGGTACAAAAGATTTTTAAATTTTTTAAAATGTTTTGTCTTAAAAATTTTAGGAAAATCAAAGCTCGATTTTAAAGATTTTTTCATTCCTTGGCGCAATATTCTCTTGCGCTACGTTCACTTTTTTACGAAAAGCGAACTAAAAGAATTAGCTGAACAGTCGGGTTTAAAAACAAAGAAAATAGGCGGTTTTAGAAATAAAAAATCTAAAGAGGGTAATATTTATATAATCACTAAAAAGCCCCTATAG
- a CDS encoding tRNA uridine(34) 5-carboxymethylaminomethyl modification radical SAM/GNAT enzyme Elp3, producing MDYKELIIREIIKNRVKNRNDLAKIKRKAAKNHKIPCPDNISLLKTYHELTKKKKIKKSPLLEFLLITRPIRSLSGIVNISVLTKPYPCPGKCLYCPQEVNIPKSYVSGEPAVERAKKLHYDPYLQTKLRIEMLENEGHPTDKIELRIVGGTWSFYPKKYQEWFVKRCFDACNKRKNKTLKEAQTINEKAKHRIVGLSIETRPDFINEKEITHLRDLGATMVELGVQTIYNDILDINLRGHKVKETISATKLLKDAGFKVLYQIMPNLPGSNIKKDEAMFKELFKNQDFQPDLLKIYPCALLKEAPLYKLWKKKKYKPYTEKQLINLIKTIKKKIPSYIRIQRISRDIPSSRIIAGPAKISNIRQILKNQNLHCKCIRCREVRDNYKTKEKLYLFKKEYKASKGKEIFLSFENKNRTKLHSLLRLRKTSENKAIIREVHTFGQQIPISERQSSISPQHHGLGKKLIKEAERITKKELNLKKISVIAAVGARNYFKKSGYKLENTYMVKIL from the coding sequence ATGGATTATAAAGAATTAATAATCAGAGAAATTATTAAAAATCGGGTAAAAAACCGAAATGATTTAGCTAAAATCAAGAGAAAAGCTGCCAAAAACCACAAAATCCCTTGTCCAGATAACATTTCTCTATTAAAAACTTACCACGAATTAACTAAAAAGAAAAAGATAAAAAAATCACCACTTTTGGAGTTTTTATTAATAACAAGGCCGATTCGTTCTTTATCCGGTATAGTTAACATTTCAGTTCTCACCAAACCCTACCCTTGTCCTGGCAAATGCCTTTATTGCCCACAAGAAGTAAATATCCCCAAAAGCTATGTTTCAGGGGAACCAGCCGTAGAAAGAGCTAAAAAACTGCATTATGACCCGTATTTACAAACAAAATTAAGAATTGAGATGCTGGAAAACGAAGGACATCCCACTGATAAAATCGAACTGAGAATTGTCGGTGGCACCTGGTCTTTCTACCCTAAAAAATACCAGGAATGGTTTGTCAAAAGATGCTTTGACGCCTGTAATAAAAGAAAAAACAAAACCTTAAAAGAGGCTCAAACAATCAATGAAAAAGCAAAACACAGAATAGTCGGATTGTCCATCGAAACAAGGCCGGATTTCATAAACGAAAAGGAAATCACACATTTAAGAGACTTAGGAGCAACAATGGTTGAATTAGGAGTGCAAACGATTTATAACGACATTCTCGACATAAACCTAAGAGGACACAAAGTAAAAGAAACAATTTCAGCAACAAAGCTTTTAAAAGACGCTGGTTTTAAGGTTCTTTACCAGATAATGCCCAATCTACCAGGTTCCAACATCAAAAAAGACGAAGCAATGTTCAAAGAATTATTCAAAAACCAAGATTTTCAGCCAGATCTCTTAAAGATATATCCTTGCGCACTTTTAAAAGAAGCTCCTCTATATAAATTATGGAAAAAGAAAAAATATAAGCCATATACAGAAAAACAACTAATAAATCTAATTAAAACAATAAAAAAGAAAATCCCTTCATATATAAGAATTCAAAGGATAAGCAGGGATATTCCTTCTTCGCGCATTATCGCTGGTCCGGCCAAAATCTCTAATATCCGCCAGATTCTAAAAAACCAAAATCTACACTGTAAATGCATAAGATGCAGGGAAGTAAGAGATAACTACAAAACAAAAGAAAAATTGTATTTATTCAAAAAAGAATATAAAGCTTCCAAGGGCAAAGAAATATTTCTGAGCTTTGAAAACAAAAATAGAACAAAGCTTCACAGTTTACTCCGTTTAAGGAAAACTTCAGAAAACAAAGCAATTATCCGCGAAGTCCACACTTTCGGGCAACAAATACCGATAAGCGAACGTCAAAGCTCAATATCCCCCCAGCACCATGGACTGGGCAAGAAACTAATTAAAGAAGCTGAAAGAATTACCAAAAAAGAACTCAATTTAAAAAAAATCAGCGTTATTGCCGCTGTCGGAGCAAGAAACTATTTCAAAAAATCAGGGTATAAGCTGGAAAACACTTATATGGTTAAGATTCTTTAA